The genome window CGAGACGGCCTTTACATATTCATCGACCCCATCCTTTTCAACGGGTATCCGCAAATTGTTTACTATTAAATTCAAAACACCTCCGACCTAAAATATTGCAGCTTACGCACAGCACGGATATTTCTTACTCGCCTGAGATTTATTAAAGCCATTTTGCACCTTCCGTAATATATTAATTTGGTATCATACTATAACGGGAAGAGAATTGTTAATAGATTAATTAGGAAAAAGGGTATACTGCTGGGGGTCAGACTTGATAATTGACATTGGGCTAAAAGAGGACTCTGCCTATTCAGCTAAGCATGGCGCATAGTTCTCAATCTACAACTCTCACTTTCAAAGACACCGTACTTTCCTATCTTCATCAATATTATTTTGTATTAAACCTGATATTTTATTCAACTATGGGTGAATCGAGAAATTCTATGGCAGGGTTGTTTTCGGAAAAATAGTTTAAAGACCAATCCGATGAGAAAAGAATAACCCTTCGCTCTTGATCGTCTGTTGCCAATGCCCCTCCTTGAGGCAAACGTCCTTCTAAGACTTTATTTTCTGGAGAGGAACCCAGCCATTTCAAAATCTTCCACGGCTTCATTTCAAGGCTGGACTCGGCTCCATATTCGTCTTTCAAACGATATTGTAAAACCTCGAACTGCAAAGGCCCTACAGCTCCCAAAAGAGGGGTCGTGCTCCGTGAGTGCTGCAGATAAAAGGCTTGTACAACGTCCTCGGCAAGAAGATGATCCAACCCCTTGCGGAAAGCTTTATAATTTGACGTTACCACATTTTGCAAATAGGCAAAATATTCCGGTGCAAAACGGGGAATTTCTTCAAGAACAAGATCGGAATCAGTACTGATCGTATCGCCTATACGAAAATCCAATTTTGTAACAAAACCAATTATATCGCCGGGATACGCCTCGCTAATAACCTCCCTGCTGCGTCCAAAAAGATTAAATGAATCCGACAAACGAATATCGCGCCCTGACCTGGCATGATAGAGCTTCATATCACGATAAAATCTACCTGAACAAACTCTGGCAAAAACCACTCGGTCCCTGTGTAAGTGGTTCATATTTGCCTGGACTTTAAAAACAAACGAGGAAAAGTGCAGGTGATCCAACGGAATCAAACCTTGTTTTGCTTTTCTGGGAACGGGTTCCGGCGAATATTCCAGGAATCCATTTAACAGCAAATCCACACCGAAATTATTGGCAGCACTTCCAAAAAAGACTGGTGTTGTTTTTCCATGAAGTACCGCGTTGATATCAAATCCGCCATGAGCATCGTCCAACATCTGCAACTCTTCAACAACATCAAGATACGTCTGCTCAAATAGCAGATCTTTAACGATCGGGTCTGCAAGGTCAGTTACAGAAACCGGTGCTTTATACGCTCCGCTCGGAACTTTTTCAAAAAGATGGACTTCCTTTTTAAGCCGGTCATAAATTCCTTTGAACTCCGCACCATTTCCCAAAGGCCAGTTAACCGGAAACGCATGCAGGTTAAGGACTTTTTCCAATTGATCAATCAGTTCCAATGACGATTTCGCGGGCCTGTCGAGTTTATTCATGAACGTGAAAATAGGAATGCCCCGTTTACGGCAGATCTCAAAAAGCTTGATAGTCTGGCTTTCAATGCCTTTCCCGGCATCGATCACCATTATAACCGAATCAACCGCCATCAAAACACGATATGTGTCCTCGGAAAAATCCTTATGTCCGGGAGTATCGAGCAGATTTAATTTGTAATCTCCATAATCAAATTGCAGAACCGTTGACGAGATCGAGATACCGCGCTTCTTTTCCAGCTCCATCCAATCAGAGGTGGTTTCGCGCTGCTTCTTCTTAGCTGTCACTGATCCGGCCAATTCCAAAGCTCCACCATATAACAACAACTTTTCAGTCAGAGTTGTTTTCCCAGCGTCGGGATGGGAAATAATAGCAAACGTCCTACGGCGCGAAGCTTCTCTTATGATCTGCTCATCCATATTTTATTTGTTCATCCTTTACAATTAATTATTATCTACTCTAAATCCTAAATCTGGGGACACCATACTCATTTGCGGCGTAAATAGGACACTTCGTCTGTCAGCATTTTGTATAGCGTAATTCCTAATGCATAAATATCAGTGCGCGGGTCTTTTGGATTTGCGCAACGATGGTGATGGAAGGTTGCAATTCATTATATCTATATAGGAATTTCTTCAGGTTTAAGCCAGATAATTTTGCCATTACGCCAGATGACAATCGGATTACCGGCTTGCTTATGGTGAAGGAGCGCCACTTGAACAGCCTTTTTTAAAGCTTTGTCTATCGGAACCCCTGCTTTAAAAATCTCATCTATTGTTTTTTCTGGTTTCTTTTTCATGCCTTGATTGTCCCACAAACATATCCCATATTTCAATATTGTTTATCTTTTTGTTCGTCCGCTGTCATAGCTATTCCAAATACTTTATTCTTTCTATCATCTCCGCTGGAGATGACAGATATTTTTTTAGTTCACGAGGCAGTTTTTCAGTCAGCTTATATGTAGAGACGCCTATTGGCTTTTTCGTATCTTTCAATGCATACGCAACTATTGTACGGTTTTTGTCCTTACATAATATAATTCCGCCTATCTCCAGAAAATCAAAGGAGTATTCATCTTTAATAGCAAGCTTTGCCTGATGACGATATTTTTCCGGTACAGTTTTATCAAAACTGGTCTGATTTGCCATATATCTTTCAAATGTGCCTGCTTCAAGCTGGTTTATCAGTACATCTTTTGTCCAGCCGAACTTCTTTGTTATCTTGATGTAAAACTCACGCTGAATATCATCCTTGCAGCGTTGCATTATGATGACATTTTTAGTCCAGCTAATTTCTCCAACCAATGGTTGGAGTTTTGAATCGTCCTTGTATGGTGAGTAGAACTGCCGCATATTCCATAGATTTTGGACAGAAAACCCCTGAATTCCCG of Deltaproteobacteria bacterium contains these proteins:
- a CDS encoding peptide chain release factor 3, producing MDEQIIREASRRRTFAIISHPDAGKTTLTEKLLLYGGALELAGSVTAKKKQRETTSDWMELEKKRGISISSTVLQFDYGDYKLNLLDTPGHKDFSEDTYRVLMAVDSVIMVIDAGKGIESQTIKLFEICRKRGIPIFTFMNKLDRPAKSSLELIDQLEKVLNLHAFPVNWPLGNGAEFKGIYDRLKKEVHLFEKVPSGAYKAPVSVTDLADPIVKDLLFEQTYLDVVEELQMLDDAHGGFDINAVLHGKTTPVFFGSAANNFGVDLLLNGFLEYSPEPVPRKAKQGLIPLDHLHFSSFVFKVQANMNHLHRDRVVFARVCSGRFYRDMKLYHARSGRDIRLSDSFNLFGRSREVISEAYPGDIIGFVTKLDFRIGDTISTDSDLVLEEIPRFAPEYFAYLQNVVTSNYKAFRKGLDHLLAEDVVQAFYLQHSRSTTPLLGAVGPLQFEVLQYRLKDEYGAESSLEMKPWKILKWLGSSPENKVLEGRLPQGGALATDDQERRVILFSSDWSLNYFSENNPAIEFLDSPIVE
- a CDS encoding PDDEXK nuclease domain-containing protein — encoded protein: MAKQENLGWGKAIVETLAKDLQKEFPGIQGFSVQNLWNMRQFYSPYKDDSKLQPLVGEISWTKNVIIMQRCKDDIQREFYIKITKKFGWTKDVLINQLEAGTFERYMANQTSFDKTVPEKYRHQAKLAIKDEYSFDFLEIGGIILCKDKNRTIVAYALKDTKKPIGVSTYKLTEKLPRELKKYLSSPAEMIERIKYLE